One segment of Synechococcus sp. MU1617 DNA contains the following:
- a CDS encoding RluA family pseudouridine synthase — protein sequence MSPHWKRPPLPEETFTDRFGEGEGELLTLAYPKPLPMRLDRWLVSQRTEQSRARIQKFIDAGYVRVNGKTGKAKTPLRQGDEVQLWMPPPEPLPYLKPEPMDLDVLFEDDHLIVLNKPAGLTVHPAPGNKDGTLVNGLLHHCPDLPGISGKLRPGIVHRLDKDTTGCIVIAKSQEALVRLQVQIQKRIASREYFAVVHGVPDGDSGTIVGAIGRHPADRKKYAVVSSENGRYACTHWTLVERLGDYSLLRFKLDTGRTHQIRVHCAHMNHPVVGDPTYSRCRKLPIELPGQALHAVQLGLDHPITRERMVFEAPLPPVMEKLLGVLRRRAASG from the coding sequence GTGAGTCCTCATTGGAAAAGGCCTCCGTTGCCGGAAGAGACCTTCACCGATCGCTTTGGGGAGGGTGAGGGGGAGCTGCTGACGCTGGCCTATCCCAAACCGCTGCCGATGCGGCTGGACCGTTGGTTGGTGAGCCAGCGCACGGAGCAGAGTCGGGCCCGGATTCAGAAGTTCATTGACGCGGGCTACGTGCGCGTCAACGGCAAGACCGGAAAGGCCAAAACGCCTCTGCGCCAGGGCGATGAGGTGCAGCTGTGGATGCCGCCACCGGAGCCGCTGCCGTATCTCAAGCCGGAGCCGATGGATCTGGATGTGCTGTTTGAGGACGACCATCTGATCGTGCTCAACAAGCCGGCAGGCCTGACGGTGCATCCAGCGCCCGGCAACAAGGACGGCACCCTGGTGAATGGTTTGTTGCATCACTGCCCGGATCTGCCTGGCATCAGCGGCAAGCTGCGGCCGGGGATCGTGCACCGTCTCGATAAAGACACCACCGGCTGCATCGTGATCGCCAAGAGTCAGGAGGCCCTGGTGCGGCTGCAGGTGCAGATCCAGAAACGGATCGCCTCCCGCGAATACTTCGCTGTCGTTCATGGCGTGCCTGACGGCGACTCCGGCACGATCGTTGGCGCCATTGGCCGTCATCCGGCGGATCGCAAGAAGTACGCGGTGGTGAGCTCTGAGAACGGCCGTTATGCCTGCACCCACTGGACCCTGGTGGAGCGTCTCGGCGACTACTCCCTGTTGCGCTTCAAGCTCGACACCGGTCGGACTCATCAGATCCGCGTCCACTGCGCCCACATGAACCACCCCGTGGTGGGGGACCCCACCTACAGCCGCTGCCGCAAATTGCCGATCGAGCTGCCAGGCCAGGCCCTGCATGCCGTGCAGTTGGGGCTCGACCATCCGATCACCCGAGAGCGAATGGTGTTTGAAGCGCCCCTGCCTCCGGTGATGGAGAAGTTGTTGGGGGTGTTGCGACGGCGCGCAGCGTCGGGCTGA
- the ylqF gene encoding ribosome biogenesis GTPase YlqF, producing the protein MSTPTIQWYPGHIAKAEQQLKRHLDKVDLVIEVRDARIPLATGHPHLNRWLKGKQHLLVINRRDMVTAAAKEAWEAWFKAQGQKTVWCDAKAGTGVKQVQQAAIRAGDQLNERRRNRGMRPRPVRALTLGFPNVGKSALINRLVRQKVVASARRAGVTRTLRWVRLGQDLDLLDAPGVLPPRLDDQQAALRLALCDDIGQAAYDGELVAQAFLQLLLDAAAQAAAGVTIPLLQERYGIPLSGETADPALWLEAAAARHTSGETARMAQRLLDDFRKSTLGSIALELPA; encoded by the coding sequence GTGAGCACCCCAACGATCCAGTGGTATCCCGGCCACATCGCTAAGGCGGAGCAGCAGCTCAAGCGCCATCTCGACAAGGTGGATCTGGTGATTGAGGTGCGTGATGCCCGCATTCCTCTGGCCACGGGCCACCCCCATCTCAACCGCTGGTTGAAGGGCAAGCAGCATCTGTTGGTGATCAACCGTCGCGACATGGTCACCGCGGCCGCAAAAGAGGCCTGGGAGGCTTGGTTCAAGGCCCAGGGGCAGAAGACGGTTTGGTGTGATGCCAAGGCCGGGACCGGCGTGAAGCAGGTGCAGCAGGCAGCCATCCGCGCCGGGGATCAGCTCAACGAACGCCGCCGCAACCGGGGCATGCGGCCCAGACCGGTGCGTGCCCTCACCCTGGGGTTCCCCAACGTCGGTAAGTCAGCCCTGATCAACCGCTTGGTGCGGCAGAAGGTGGTGGCCAGTGCCCGGCGGGCCGGGGTGACACGCACCCTGCGCTGGGTCCGTCTGGGGCAAGACCTGGACCTCCTCGATGCGCCCGGGGTCTTGCCCCCTCGGCTTGATGACCAGCAGGCGGCCCTGCGGCTTGCCCTCTGCGACGACATCGGTCAGGCCGCCTACGACGGTGAGCTCGTGGCTCAGGCCTTCCTGCAATTGCTGCTTGATGCGGCAGCGCAGGCTGCGGCCGGGGTGACGATTCCGCTTCTACAAGAGCGCTACGGCATTCCCCTGAGCGGTGAAACGGCGGACCCCGCCCTCTGGCTGGAGGCCGCAGCGGCCCGCCACACCTCTGGTGAAACAGCGCGCATGGCACAGCGGCTGCTGGATGATTTCCGCAAGTCCACCCTCGGCAGCATCGCCCTGGAGTTGCCGGCGTGA
- the pgk gene encoding phosphoglycerate kinase, with protein sequence MAKRSLASLNAGDLSGKRVLVRVDFNVPLNDAGAITDDTRIRAALPTINDLIGKGAKVILSAHFGRPKGQVNDAMRLTPVAARLSELLGKPVAKTDSCIGPDAEAKVGAMANGDVVLLENVRFFAEEEKNEAGFAEKLAGLADVYVNDAFGAAHRAHASTEGVTKFLKPSVAGFLMEKELQYLQGAVDEPKRPLAAIVGGSKVSSKIGVLDTLIDKCDKVLIGGGMIFTFYKARGLSVGKSLVEEDKLELAKELEAKAKAKGVQLLLPTDVVLADNFAPDANSQTADINAIPDGWMGLDIGPDSIKVFQDALADCQTVIWNGPMGVFEFDKFAAGTNAIATTLAALSGKGCCTIIGGGDSVAAVEKAGLAEKMSHISTGGGASLELLEGKVLPGVAALDAA encoded by the coding sequence ATGGCGAAGCGTTCCCTGGCCAGCCTCAACGCCGGCGACCTGAGCGGCAAACGCGTTCTCGTGCGGGTTGACTTCAATGTGCCCCTGAATGACGCCGGTGCCATCACCGACGACACCCGCATCCGTGCCGCCCTGCCCACGATCAACGACCTGATCGGCAAGGGAGCCAAGGTGATCCTGTCCGCTCACTTCGGCCGTCCCAAGGGCCAGGTGAATGACGCCATGCGCCTCACCCCCGTGGCCGCTCGCCTGAGCGAACTGCTGGGCAAGCCCGTGGCCAAGACCGACAGCTGCATCGGCCCCGACGCCGAAGCCAAGGTGGGCGCCATGGCCAACGGCGATGTAGTGCTGCTGGAGAACGTGCGCTTCTTCGCTGAGGAAGAGAAGAACGAAGCCGGTTTCGCTGAAAAGCTGGCAGGCCTTGCGGATGTGTATGTGAACGACGCCTTCGGCGCCGCCCACCGTGCCCATGCCTCCACCGAAGGCGTGACCAAGTTCCTCAAGCCCTCCGTGGCTGGGTTCCTGATGGAGAAGGAGCTGCAGTACCTGCAGGGTGCTGTGGATGAACCCAAGCGTCCCCTGGCTGCCATCGTCGGCGGCTCCAAGGTGAGCTCCAAGATCGGCGTGCTCGACACCCTGATCGACAAGTGCGACAAAGTGCTGATCGGCGGCGGCATGATCTTCACCTTCTACAAAGCCCGCGGCCTCTCGGTGGGCAAGAGCCTTGTGGAAGAGGACAAGCTGGAACTGGCCAAGGAGCTGGAAGCCAAGGCCAAGGCCAAGGGCGTGCAGCTGCTGCTGCCCACCGACGTGGTGCTGGCTGACAACTTTGCCCCCGATGCCAACAGCCAGACCGCGGACATCAATGCCATCCCCGACGGCTGGATGGGCCTCGACATCGGCCCCGACTCGATCAAGGTGTTCCAAGACGCCCTGGCCGACTGTCAGACCGTGATCTGGAACGGCCCCATGGGCGTGTTCGAGTTCGACAAATTCGCGGCTGGCACCAACGCCATCGCCACCACTCTGGCGGCCCTGAGCGGTAAGGGCTGCTGCACGATCATCGGCGGCGGTGACTCCGTGGCAGCCGTCGAAAAGGCTGGCCTGGCCGAGAAGATGTCTCACATCTCCACCGGCGGTGGCGCCAGCCTCGAGCTGCTGGAAGGCAAGGTGCTGCCTGGTGTAGCAGCCCTCGACGCCGCCTGA
- a CDS encoding prepilin-type N-terminal cleavage/methylation domain-containing protein, whose product MSLLQAYLRNPKTQRVLSRKPGDKGFSLIELVVVVAVLAILAAIAVPAFMGMNEQAADAAMDANLKNAYKECAFQIARQANNRGLAYPNFDFPGDDGFYTYTSNSINQAQTHNCYSSAAGAATTLTATKANATAGYNGNGAYTIDVLIGTRANP is encoded by the coding sequence ATGAGCCTTCTCCAGGCCTACCTGCGCAACCCAAAAACGCAACGCGTTCTCAGCCGGAAGCCTGGCGATAAAGGCTTTTCACTGATTGAGCTCGTCGTCGTCGTGGCAGTGCTTGCCATTCTTGCAGCAATTGCCGTCCCAGCGTTCATGGGGATGAATGAACAAGCTGCCGATGCAGCGATGGATGCCAACCTAAAAAATGCCTACAAAGAATGCGCATTTCAAATAGCAAGGCAAGCCAATAATCGCGGCCTGGCCTACCCCAATTTTGACTTTCCAGGAGATGATGGTTTTTACACATACACATCAAACTCAATCAACCAAGCCCAAACGCATAACTGCTATTCATCAGCTGCGGGCGCCGCAACAACTCTCACCGCAACGAAGGCCAACGCGACAGCGGGCTACAACGGGAACGGTGCCTACACCATTGACGTTCTGATAGGCACTCGAGCCAACCCTTAA
- a CDS encoding type IV pilin protein produces the protein MTILELVAVVGIISILAGISVPRIGDMMTSSKIDEAKALLNTAAADCLQKNRLNENDKDTIDASIISDQRVNPIGYRIDTSNNADKCSYFQLIPLNENDNIRFPIGFSVSDGSLNKFATPTSTNTGSMNSCNRWAGVNCKQDDSLKDLVKWKQSIATARATCESEYDKWLTEKNTQPVEFTRWNSNADKGCPDRPPQDGSTSYKTDPTCTPNGCNRTVYGLDGEFVGLQYSDYERARDSKYGTACKKWEESKKLESYTNDPPNQAQELIPECGTRQYWFYKGVDLKTKKDFDDAICQDNLEKEKQTSGKRTVQGCGNQIYYFSNGKINESEKDYKESSCDIEKYEKAQAGKNGFFTTTEKGATGCGDFWICNQEIINSEASYNEKCQDKPKENSCSAPVPECDEPSYFTHPACETYSRCMGRI, from the coding sequence ATGACCATCCTGGAGCTTGTTGCTGTTGTTGGAATTATCAGCATTCTTGCAGGAATAAGTGTCCCAAGAATTGGCGACATGATGACTTCCTCGAAAATTGATGAAGCCAAAGCACTGCTAAATACAGCAGCAGCCGATTGCCTCCAAAAGAATCGACTGAACGAAAACGACAAAGACACAATTGATGCATCGATTATTTCTGATCAACGCGTGAATCCGATCGGATACAGGATAGACACATCAAATAACGCAGATAAATGCAGCTACTTTCAGCTTATTCCACTCAACGAAAACGACAATATCCGTTTTCCAATTGGCTTTTCTGTCTCAGATGGATCGCTGAACAAATTCGCCACTCCAACTTCGACCAACACGGGCAGCATGAACTCCTGCAATCGCTGGGCTGGAGTGAATTGCAAACAAGACGACAGCCTCAAAGATCTTGTGAAGTGGAAGCAAAGCATTGCCACTGCACGAGCAACCTGCGAAAGCGAGTACGACAAATGGCTAACAGAAAAAAATACACAGCCAGTTGAATTCACACGTTGGAACTCCAATGCAGACAAAGGATGCCCCGACAGACCGCCTCAAGATGGCTCAACCTCATACAAGACGGATCCCACCTGCACCCCCAACGGCTGCAATAGAACGGTATATGGCCTTGATGGAGAATTTGTCGGTCTCCAATACTCAGACTACGAGCGTGCACGAGACTCCAAATATGGAACAGCCTGTAAAAAGTGGGAGGAGAGCAAAAAACTCGAAAGCTACACAAATGACCCGCCTAATCAAGCACAAGAACTGATACCAGAATGCGGAACACGTCAATATTGGTTTTACAAAGGAGTCGACCTAAAAACCAAGAAAGACTTTGACGACGCAATCTGCCAGGACAATCTTGAGAAAGAGAAGCAAACGAGCGGGAAAAGGACAGTGCAAGGCTGCGGAAATCAGATTTACTATTTCAGCAACGGCAAAATAAACGAATCAGAAAAAGATTACAAAGAGTCCTCATGTGACATCGAAAAATACGAAAAAGCGCAAGCAGGCAAGAATGGCTTCTTCACAACCACAGAAAAAGGGGCTACAGGATGCGGTGACTTCTGGATCTGCAACCAAGAAATAATTAATAGCGAAGCAAGTTACAACGAAAAATGCCAAGACAAACCTAAGGAGAACAGCTGCAGCGCTCCAGTGCCTGAATGCGACGAGCCCTCATACTTCACTCACCCGGCATGCGAGACATACAGCAGATGCATGGGGCGAATATAG
- a CDS encoding GspE/PulE family protein, with product MQANTLEIRKLIDEIFALQWCRENIVVPLGKEKNQTTGTEKLTVAIGNFSYLGTIGDFIKTRAANAGLECQFIEKPAHEIQALLDQATQQRLISGESNALDGIEFSDDAVLDALKGVEDDNGSQDFDFDFDDSDEQIIEEEAIDLSTEMLGSKIQQAAAKILIHAARSGVSDIHVEPRREEYKVRVRRDGVMQSYLSMPRSAGIKFTACLKNMAQMDIAERRASQDGKIRRKFESQTMEFRCATAPGKFGEKMVMRFLNSNSDMLSLDTLISNETVRQDLRSIINEANGIIIVSGPTGSGKSTTLASALREKDTGELNIVTAEDPIEYDLGGNIQQFPVIRAKGQTFANLLRTFLRQDPDVILIGETRDPETAESSMDAAETGHLVFTTLHANSAASSLTRLMDMEVPPYKLNASLRGVLAQRLLRKVCPECSVQRPVNESESRFTGLPVGISVRFANALTAEDKQKRKEEGTLCTRCGGTGYQGRIGTYELMKVNRAIREAIKQEKSSHEIESIAEGNGMLTLKTYAVDLIAKQLTTISELQKICNTDA from the coding sequence ATGCAAGCTAATACATTAGAAATAAGAAAACTTATTGATGAAATATTCGCGCTACAATGGTGCCGAGAGAACATTGTCGTCCCCCTAGGAAAAGAAAAAAATCAAACAACAGGCACTGAAAAGCTAACTGTAGCGATTGGCAATTTCAGCTATTTGGGGACAATTGGTGATTTCATCAAGACGAGAGCCGCCAATGCGGGGCTTGAGTGTCAATTCATTGAAAAGCCAGCACACGAAATTCAAGCCTTACTCGATCAAGCAACACAACAGCGTCTAATTAGCGGCGAGAGTAATGCACTAGATGGCATTGAATTTAGCGATGATGCTGTCCTTGATGCACTCAAGGGAGTTGAAGATGACAATGGAAGTCAGGACTTTGACTTTGATTTTGATGATAGTGACGAACAGATTATCGAAGAAGAAGCGATTGACTTGTCAACAGAGATGCTCGGAAGCAAAATACAGCAGGCTGCTGCAAAGATCCTTATTCATGCAGCACGCTCAGGTGTCTCTGACATCCATGTCGAACCAAGGCGAGAGGAATACAAAGTAAGAGTACGGAGGGATGGTGTAATGCAAAGCTATTTGAGTATGCCCAGGTCAGCGGGCATCAAATTTACGGCATGCCTCAAAAACATGGCACAAATGGATATTGCCGAACGACGTGCATCACAGGATGGGAAAATACGCCGCAAATTTGAAAGTCAAACTATGGAATTCCGCTGCGCAACAGCACCTGGGAAATTCGGAGAGAAAATGGTCATGAGGTTCCTAAACAGCAATTCAGACATGTTGAGCCTGGATACACTCATTTCCAACGAAACAGTACGCCAAGACCTCAGATCCATCATCAACGAAGCAAATGGAATCATTATTGTTTCTGGACCTACAGGCTCAGGCAAATCAACAACCTTGGCCTCAGCACTACGAGAAAAAGACACTGGTGAACTTAATATTGTAACCGCAGAAGATCCGATTGAATACGATCTAGGTGGCAACATTCAACAGTTTCCTGTCATTAGAGCCAAAGGGCAAACATTTGCCAATCTTTTGCGGACTTTCCTGCGGCAAGATCCTGATGTGATTCTGATTGGTGAAACACGGGATCCGGAAACTGCTGAATCGTCCATGGATGCTGCAGAAACGGGGCACCTCGTCTTCACAACACTGCACGCCAACAGCGCAGCAAGTTCATTAACGCGATTAATGGATATGGAAGTTCCTCCTTACAAACTGAATGCTTCACTACGGGGAGTACTCGCGCAACGGTTGCTGAGGAAAGTCTGTCCCGAATGCAGCGTTCAACGCCCAGTTAACGAATCCGAGAGTCGCTTCACTGGGCTCCCTGTCGGGATTTCTGTACGCTTTGCGAATGCATTGACGGCAGAAGACAAGCAAAAACGCAAAGAAGAGGGGACTCTCTGCACACGCTGTGGCGGCACGGGTTATCAGGGTCGTATTGGAACCTACGAGCTGATGAAGGTCAATCGAGCAATTCGAGAAGCCATTAAACAAGAAAAATCATCTCACGAAATTGAATCGATTGCCGAAGGTAATGGCATGCTGACCTTGAAAACCTATGCCGTTGACTTAATTGCAAAACAGCTCACAACAATCTCAGAATTGCAGAAAATCTGCAATACTGATGCTTAA
- a CDS encoding type IV pilus twitching motility protein PilT → MSLARQIVDFAIKAGSSDIHLEEGSPIAIRVNSDIRILENVLGPNDMSRLLSEIVSEDKLQKYEKTGDLDTSIGLKGLSRIRINAYMANEKRCLTLRILPDSLPKWQDLGLPQPFIDLTEKHRGLVLCTGPTGSGKSTTLAAFINCVLETQKRHILTIEDPIEFEFKHSKSSIIHQREVKRDTQTFASALRAALREDPDVIYIGEMRDLETIQLAITAAETGHLVLGTLHTSSAAKTVERIVDVFPGDQQEQARLQVSTSLLGVMTQTLCKNKKGKRSLAYELMINTPAIANLIRERKIGQIYSQLQTGSKDGMNTLEQCLKALVDEGEISQKEALGKASNPKALMGDGEQR, encoded by the coding sequence ATGAGCCTCGCTCGCCAAATCGTTGATTTTGCTATCAAAGCAGGGTCATCCGATATACATTTAGAAGAAGGCTCACCAATAGCAATACGAGTCAATTCGGACATTCGTATTCTTGAGAATGTGCTTGGTCCAAATGACATGAGCCGACTCCTTTCAGAGATTGTGAGTGAAGACAAACTTCAGAAATACGAAAAAACAGGAGACTTAGATACGTCAATAGGACTTAAAGGGCTTTCAAGAATAAGAATTAATGCATACATGGCCAACGAGAAGCGTTGCTTAACCCTCAGAATCCTTCCTGATAGCTTGCCTAAGTGGCAGGATCTGGGCTTACCACAACCATTCATTGACCTCACCGAAAAACACCGAGGTCTGGTCCTTTGTACTGGTCCTACTGGCTCGGGTAAATCGACAACTCTTGCCGCCTTTATCAATTGTGTTTTAGAAACTCAAAAAAGGCATATTCTCACCATTGAAGATCCAATTGAATTTGAGTTCAAGCATTCCAAAAGCTCTATAATTCACCAAAGGGAAGTAAAAAGAGACACGCAAACATTTGCATCTGCGCTACGTGCGGCGCTAAGAGAAGACCCTGATGTAATTTATATCGGAGAAATGCGAGATCTCGAAACAATTCAGCTGGCCATTACTGCTGCAGAGACAGGTCATCTGGTTCTTGGCACGCTACACACATCATCAGCCGCAAAAACTGTGGAGCGTATTGTTGATGTTTTCCCTGGTGACCAGCAGGAACAAGCTCGACTTCAGGTGTCTACGTCGTTACTCGGTGTGATGACTCAGACACTGTGCAAAAACAAAAAAGGGAAGCGATCCCTAGCCTATGAGCTGATGATTAATACGCCCGCAATTGCCAATCTCATCAGAGAGAGAAAGATTGGCCAAATTTATTCTCAATTGCAAACTGGGAGTAAAGATGGCATGAACACTCTCGAGCAGTGCCTCAAGGCACTTGTAGATGAAGGCGAAATCAGCCAAAAGGAAGCTCTGGGCAAAGCATCAAACCCAAAAGCATTAATGGGCGATGGTGAACAACGATGA
- a CDS encoding type II secretion system F family protein has translation MIQYGNSKPSQYSDDRQRDNTSKNLRVKSKNQPPAAKLKVPQKDLLIFFRQLSVILESGVALAQGMLLIAENMTNAKLAYCVQTIAFRLNAGEELSSSLRLYPKVFEPIAIGLIEAGEAGGILGEVLDRIAMLLEERAKIRGQIIGALIYPALVLLLAVSISLGLLIFIVPRFKSMFDGLGAELPALTSFMLKLSNFVTSITFAVGAPLIIVIGFYVFRNYYNTKAGRLLVDTNILKIPLFGDLLLRSEVAGMCDTLSTLVNSGIPIVEGINRCISASSNELIRQTLRKSILLVTQGQELNYSMGRSDVFPKLVISMIKIGEETGQLSFMLEKLAVFYKREVEATVSALTKAMEPAVIFVVAGIVGTIVISLYLPMFRLITEMGG, from the coding sequence ATGATTCAATACGGCAACTCAAAACCATCTCAATACTCAGATGATAGACAGAGAGATAATACAAGCAAAAATCTGAGGGTCAAAAGCAAAAATCAACCACCAGCGGCAAAACTCAAAGTACCACAAAAAGATTTACTGATATTTTTTAGACAGCTTTCTGTGATCCTTGAAAGTGGTGTAGCACTGGCCCAAGGAATGCTTTTGATTGCGGAGAACATGACTAATGCAAAGCTCGCGTATTGTGTCCAGACAATTGCATTCCGACTTAATGCAGGCGAAGAGCTCTCATCCAGCTTGAGGCTGTACCCAAAAGTCTTTGAACCCATTGCGATTGGATTAATTGAGGCAGGAGAAGCTGGTGGAATCCTGGGTGAGGTACTTGACCGAATCGCAATGCTCTTAGAAGAGCGTGCAAAAATTAGGGGCCAAATCATCGGAGCACTTATTTATCCAGCTTTAGTGTTACTTCTGGCAGTAAGCATCAGCCTAGGCCTACTTATATTTATCGTACCAAGATTTAAAAGTATGTTTGATGGACTAGGCGCTGAACTACCAGCGCTAACATCATTCATGCTAAAACTTTCAAATTTCGTGACTTCAATAACATTTGCAGTAGGCGCGCCCTTGATTATTGTCATTGGATTCTATGTATTTAGAAACTACTACAATACCAAGGCGGGAAGATTACTTGTTGATACCAATATTCTTAAAATACCACTTTTCGGAGATCTTTTGCTCCGCTCTGAAGTTGCAGGCATGTGCGATACACTCTCAACACTCGTCAATTCAGGAATCCCGATTGTCGAAGGAATTAATCGATGCATTTCAGCCAGCTCGAATGAATTGATTCGCCAAACACTTCGAAAATCAATCCTTCTGGTCACACAAGGGCAAGAGCTTAATTATTCAATGGGTCGTAGCGATGTGTTCCCAAAACTAGTGATTTCCATGATCAAGATCGGGGAAGAGACAGGTCAGTTAAGTTTTATGCTTGAAAAATTAGCAGTGTTTTACAAACGTGAAGTCGAAGCGACTGTTTCAGCATTAACCAAAGCGATGGAACCTGCGGTGATTTTCGTTGTCGCAGGAATCGTGGGCACAATAGTCATATCACTATATTTGCCAATGTTCAGATTAATAACTGAAATGGGAGGCTAA